In the Molothrus ater isolate BHLD 08-10-18 breed brown headed cowbird chromosome 26, BPBGC_Mater_1.1, whole genome shotgun sequence genome, one interval contains:
- the EBI3 gene encoding interleukin-27 subunit beta → MRWLWVMALVAPACTVPYNGTAGSTGDGDNGDRGPCTPQHGSLGTEVLLLCPGGEAEWRRGDTVLGTSPAPGLALPNASLAHEGHYSCHHPVTGETWASICLRLGYPPPPPAIECWATSYPQAVNCSWGLSPEPLLDTDFVATYRHGTDTGECTLTGPRSCSFGDLQVFSLTPYELNVTARNPLGAASGALPFLLENIIKPDPPEALRVSPIPGEPQKLLLEWSPPSSWPFPEYFPLHYRIRYSRDNDSVPTTVGPYELTSHTLTDLEPGSLHHIQVAAKDITDSGEFSAWSPPASGTPWVGP, encoded by the exons ATGAGGTGGCTTTGGGTCATGGCTTTGGTGGCACCTGCCTGCACTGTCCCCTACAACGGCACGGCGGGGAgcactggggatggggacaaCGGGGACAGAG gcccctgCACCCCTCAGCACGGCTCCCTGGGCAcggaggtgctgctgctgtgcccggGGGGTGAGGCTGAGTGGCGTCGGGGCGACACCGTCCTGGGCACgtccccagccccggggctggccctgcccaaTGCCAGCCTGGCCCACGAGGGCCACTacagctgccaccaccctgtCACCGGCGAGACCTGGGCCAGCATCTGCCTGCggctgggct acCCACCCCCGCCACCGGCCATCGAGTGCTGGGCCACCAGCTACCCCCAGGCTGTGAACTGCTCCTGGGGGCTGAGCCCCGAGCCCCTGCTGGACACTGACTTCGTGGCCACCTACAG gcacGGCACAGACACAGGTGAGTGCACCCTCACGGGCCCGCGGAGCTGCTCCTTTGGAGACCTGCAGGTTTTTTCCCTCACTCCCTACGAGCTCAACGTGACTGCCCGGAACCCCCTGGGAGCCGCCTCCGGAGCGctgcccttcctgctggagAACATCA TAAAGCCGGACCCCCCTGAGGCCCTGCGGgtctcccccatccctggggagccccagaagctgctgctggagtggaGCCCTCCATCCTCCTGGCCATTCCCGGAGTATTTCCCGCTCCACTACCGCATCCGCTACTCCCGAGACAACGACTCCGTCCCCACCACG gtgggGCCGTACGAGCTGACATCCCACACCCTGACGGACCTGGAGCCCGGCAGCCTCCACCACATCCAAGTGGCCGCCAAGGACATCACGGATTCCGGGGAATTCAGCGCCTGGAGCCCGCCGGCCTCGGGGACACCCTGGGTGGGGCCGtga